The genomic segment GTTGAGATTGAGAAGCCACAAAGAACCTTTTATGATGTTGGTTCTGTGGAGCAGCAGTCAGATACAAATCTTGTGGAATCATTTCAAGTTCTAAGTGTTATACAAAACTATGAACAAAACTATGAACAAGTTCTTGTGGAATCATTTCAAGTTCAGTGGAAGAGGTGGTCCCTTTACATGGAAACTAGAGAAAGATTAAGGATGTCAAACATACTTAGAACTTTAAGTGATTTAAGATTAAATACTTTAAGTAGAGATGAAACTtttgaaatagataaaaattggATTAGACAAGATTATGAAGctaattttaataaagaaaggAGAGATTGGTATTATAAAACATTTACAAAACAACAAGTAGaaaattttagagaaaaattttataaatacctaagacaaaatgaaataaaattatacttctTTGACAGGTTTTCGAATTACAATAGAGATAATAACTTGGAATATCCCTTTAGTATTAATAAATCTATATGTCCATTAGACAAAATATCGAATACTTGGAAAACAGTAAATACTGAAATAATAGAATCAGAATATTCTCCAAACAAGGAATCGTAATACAACCCATAAAAGATATAGAAATAGAAGTTAGtccatataaatattttaaaaatgaagataagCCTGTACAagtaaaagatattaaaaaattgcaTTCCCAACGTAATTATTCAAATACATATTATGTCAAAACAATTAACTAGAATAGAAAGTAAGATGCAAAAAGAAACTTCTAGTAGTTTAAAAGAACctataaaactaatatataagtTATTCAACGTACCACATAAAGAATTAGATtcattaagattaaaaaatgatacagatttaaaaatagaagaattgaaaaagaaactAGATCAGCTAAATAAACCATCAGTGAATACATTAGAagtctataaattaaaaacatatccAAAGCTTATAAACTATTATCATCATCCTATGACTGTTGATGTGCAGTCTGCTGATCTactctatttctttttatttctattgggtcctcttttctcttccttttgtTAACTCAAAATCTAAATagatattaatctttttttttatctaactaGTATGTTTGAAATTATTGGGTGAGTACAGACTGACTAGGTACTTTAACACTTAACTAGATACGTAATATTGTCAATTAGCGATTGTAAGGAATTACTGTTGAATTGGCTGGAGAAATTTCAACATCATGTTCATGTTGATagtttttgaagtttaatcctttttaaagaaaaatgtagTGACATAATGTAGTGACGTGATTTCTGAATTTGTTTTCAGACCCTATATCATCATCATTTAGATAAATTTgccttttgtttgattgaactcttAATTAATGTAGTGACGTGAATGTCAGAAACGGTAGAAACCCTCACACCAAATACTTCTAGAATGGATTATTTACCTCCTTGTATCGATTCATCGTCAATTGAGAATAGTAAGGGTCAATCAGATGTGTGGAGACATTTTACTAAACAAAAACCACATTCTGAGAAGAAGTTGGTGAAGATGTTTGTGAAGTCTGAGCTTCCTTTTCGATTTGTGGAAAATGAGGACTTCCGTGACTTTGTATGGTCCTTGCAACCATGATTTGAAGTCCCATCCCGCACTACATTGAGGCGTGAAATATGGGAACTTTATGAAGAGGAAAAAACAAAGTTGAAAATGTTTCTATCAAAGCAGTGTGAGAGGGTTTGTTTAACTACAGACACATGGACATCAATCCAAAACCTAAATTACATGAGTTTAACAGCTCATTTTATTGATAATGATTGGaaacttcaaaagaaaattttgaatttttctcaaaCAACGGGACATTCAGGAGAGCTCATTGCTAAACATGTTGAGGCTTGTTTGAATAATTGGGAGTTGAAGCGAGTCCTTAGCATCACAGTGGATAATGCTAGCGCAAATGATGTTGGGGTCCAGTACCTTAAAAGAAGGATGTTATCATGGAATTGTCTTGTTTTGAAGGGAGAATATGTTCATATGCGTTGTTGTGCTCATATATTAGGTTTGATTGTGAAGGATGGcttaaaagagataaaagattcaatttcaaaaatccGGAGTGTAGTTAAATATGTGAAATCTTCTCCTGCTAGATTTGCTAGATTCAAGGCATGTGTTGAACAAGAGGGAATTTCTTACAAAGGTATTGTTTGTCTTGATGTTGAAACTAGGTGGAATTCAACTTACTTAATGTTAAAGGCAAGCTTGAAGTACAAAGATGCCTTTGTCTTGCTAGATATGCAAGATAAGAAATTTGGTGTTGAAATGGCCAAAAGTAATGATGGTGTGCCATTAGAAGAAGATTGGGAATATGCGAGGTCTATTCTAccatttttaaagatattttatgaCTCTACCCTACGCATTTCTGGTTCATCTTATGTCACGAGTCATATGTATATGAAGGAGGTGTTTGGAATTGGTAAAAGGATTCGACAATATTCTGAGAGTAGTGATGTGAGCATAAAATTGATGGCAATGAGGATGAAGGgcaagtatgaaaaatattgggGAAATCCTAATGgaattaatatcttattattgaTTGCTGTTGTGCTTGACCCTAGGAGTAAGTTGGATTTTGTTAATTACTTCATTGACTACCTCTTTGAATCTAGTATGGCTAGtgaattgaaatcaaaattattgtcatctttaaaaacactttatgaACAATATCAAGGTATTGAGGAGGGTTCTCAAAGTAGCCAACAAGAATCTCaactagatgatgatgatgatgatcctcaTGGCATGAGTCTACCTAAGAGCTACAGGACgtagatttgattatatatcagAGCTTGATAAATACTTGAGAGAGGTGATCGTCTCTCTAAGTATGCACATTTTTGCACGCTTAAGGTAGATTATTCAAGATAGCAAGTAGCTGAAGTTTTCATGCGATACATTGTGAAGTTGCACAAATACCAAAATTCATAGTTTCCAACCGTGACAAAGTCTTTACAAGTAATGTTTGGCAACAACTTTGTAAACTCAGTGGCGCTACATTAGCGATGAGCACCACCTAACATCCTCAATCTGATGGTCAATCTGAAGCTCTTAAGCGATGCTTGGAAATGTATTTAAGATGTTTCACCATTGATGACCCGAAAGGCTGGAGTAAGATGTTGTCATGGGCAGAATACTGGTATAATACTTCCTTCCAAACTAACATTGGCATGACACCCTTCAAAGAAGTTTATGGGAGATACCCCTTACTCTTCCTAATCATGTGAATGATGCTACAGAACCCCCTTCTTTACAGGAAATGTTGATGTATCGTGATCACACACTACTCTGTCTCAAGCAAAATTTGGCAAAAGCACAAAATCTAATGAAGAAATATGCGGACAATAAACGAGTTCATGTGGAGTTCCGAGTGGGAGACCTTGTGCTTGTGAAACTCCAACCTTATCGGCAACATTCAGTCACCCTTCGCAAAAACCAGAAACTTGGCCTTCGTTACTTTGGTCCCTTCCCAGTAATGCAACGAATTGGACTTGTTGCTTACAAATTATCATTGCCTCCTACATCAAAGATTCATCCAATTTTCCATGTGTCCTTATTTAAACCATTCAAAGGAGAAAATCAACAACCATATATGACCTTGCCTTTTATCACCGATGAACATGGCCCTGTCATTCAACCGCTCAAGGTGTTACAATCCAAAGTCATCTTACGCGCAAATCAACATATACCTCAAGTATTGATCCAATGGGAAGGATTTGATATCTCCAAAGCTACTTGGGAAGATGTGAGTACTTTGCAAATGGAACATCCtaacttcaaccttgaggacaaggttgatctCCATGGGGAAAGCAATTTTATGAATGGCACGGGAAGTGAGCAGGTGGAGGATGCAGAACCCAATGGACACATGGcaaagaaggagaaaaacaaGAGCAACCGCAAAAGTGTCAAGAAAAGAATAACCAATTCTGCACTAAAGGATTTTTTGTGGAGCACTACGTGAGTATAAGAGAGGATATTACTATAGAGGAGGGGGTAGAAGATTGGAAttgtctctttctctctcttgtgACCCTTTTTAGGATATTCTCTAGCCATTATGTTATTTTTGCTGTCAGCTTTTTGACTCTTTCATTTCAATTTCTGTGAAAGTTTCCATATTCCACACGACAATATAAGGTTTCTTCTTCCATCTATTTCATTCTTATTCATTAATATCAGCATTCATAACATCacaataatttcttaaattttaattatatacgAGCTTATTTATATGGCTAAATTTTAGAGACATGATTTTCTGAGGATAGGTTTAACATAGtttatgtaaattaaatgatgaaaaaagTCTTGGTTTTAAAGATATAAAAGgcaagatgaaattgaagattagGAACCAAAAAGCAAGGGCTTTAGAAAgaaattttggaataaaaaatgtGAGGAAATAAAGAGACTTACGTTGAATATGTGAAGATAGTTAAATATGTGAAGCTAGTATAAGGAATACATGGTTTGAAGACATAATAGAAGGAAATGTAAGAcaagaaaataacatattattttggATGTAGGAGTCGATAATAGCTCCTTCACACTTTCTACTACTTCTTTTCGTCTTATCTAAGGTCtctttcataatattttttagttttcttcaGTCAAATTCAAGCTGAGTGGGTGAGTACCTATAAAAGGCACTTTGACGCTCaagttaataatttatatcGATCGGTTGTCACAGTTAAGTTTTAAATGTTCAATAAATGTAATCATCTACTTTCTTACCTTACctttgtatttataggtttctaAATAAACTTTTGATTAGAGCCGACCCAATCACGAGCCAATAGTTCATAAGTATGTTTTGCCTTGTTAATCATGCTGGATTTATGAAGAGCAATTTACCTTATACTTATCGATTAGTCAGTTCCGTAACGAAGACCGACCGGTTATATGAAACAAGGCCCCCAAGCCTGTTTGGGCAGATGTTCGCAGTTGGGAGAAAGTTGACCGGTTGATCAACAGAGAGGAGTATGTTGACCAACCGTTTATATGGTACACATACAATTCTAATAAGATATATAGGTTAAAGACAAGCTACAAGGGACATATATCCTAGATCGTATGCTAATTCAAATATGAAGCATGTAACACTAAATAAGCATGGACAATGGAAGGATAATATGTGGAAATGAACCATGATTTTAAAAAAGAGTGGTTTAATTGAAAAAAGTCTCAAGCAGATTTATTGTTTGAAACAGTACTAGAAAATATTGATTGTTTTCGACATTCTACATCAATTTTTAGAACTGATGTAGATCTCACTGAGGTAAAAAATGAAAGACCTTTTACCTTAATTGATAACCATGTAAAAATTTTACATACTATGTTAATTGTGTATCCAACCAATGTAATATCTTCATTTTCTATATTGGTTGTAGGTCAATGCAATATCTCATCTTCCtatatgtaatattatttttttaaaatagatgtTCAGACATTACATTTATTTGTTACTTTACTTTTTTACATTTCTCATACAAGACAGAATATAACAATATTTGTATTACATCAAACAATATAACAtcattatacaaatatttgtaatcaaatataaattttaaaattatttacttaagATAAAACATGTGATTTCGCGAGAAAAAATTGATAGAATTTTCACGATTGATAGAATTTTTACgataaagagaaaaaggaagaggtGCACTTCTTTATATAACATTGTGTATATAATGTTGTGAAgccaaatttataaaaaaattactaactttttttaaatattaaaatcaaattaagaaaatcaaaattttacactagagaaaataaaatgaagttaTTAATCAAGGAAAAAGAAGACacttgaatgaaaaataaagaagacaAAAGGTGTTCATATATGTTCATTGAATTTTGAGGAGTGGGAACAATTTTatggatataatttttttgctTAACAAGTTAAATAGTATGATCACAAATAATAATCTAAGATATAACCTTATAGAAGTGGTAGATGCCTTTgtgaaaagaaagaggaaaatgtTGCTAAATGACAAAAttaatctcatattttcaaaaattgaacaaaatggaatagtaaagaaaaaaaaaacaaaaatgaacatATAAAACTAGCAAGATATTCAAAAgatataaagttaaatataaaattaaaaacaattttaccTAATTCGATAGTCAACTACAAAGATGgcataaatataacataaaagtTGGAATTATAGTCTTATAAACAAACTTGATGTATTGTAAAGCCTAATTTGATTTGAGTGAGAAATTAGTATAAACATGTTattcaaaaatcaatatataatatgatgATTAGAACACTTCAAATACttcctttatttatatatatatatatatatatatatatatatatatatatatatataaaataggttttgaagtcaaacaaaataaaataaaaataaaaactggtCATTTGAAGTTAAAAGTCAAAATggaataattaaaagtataaaggACCATAAATACTAACAACTAAATGTGAAGCTAAAAAATTCAGTTGAGGTGCGAGTACATTGACCTTGGGGTGCAGGTGAGCGCAGAGCAGAGAAATCCCCGCCAACCAAGCGATTACACGTAATAATCTGTTAATCTAGAGTGCGCAGCATAAGGTAGGATAGCGCAAAGGTGCACGTTATCTTTGCATCCGACATCACAATCCATCTGCTCGAAGAAATCGAACAAAATAAATGCAAAGTTTgattgagaaaaggaaaaaaaaaaagaataaaaagacaaaagagagaaaaccaGTTTGGAGCGTTGGTTAAAGGCTTTTCTCCTTTCGATTGAGATCAACCTCAACAACACCAACGCTGTTCGAATCCAACAAGCTACCCCTAAATCCACGTCCAATCTCACCGACCCATCTCCTTTCTATAGCATTCTTCACCGATCCACACTACCTAGGTCCCTTTCGCTCCTTCTTTCTCTGCTCATAATATCTTATTATTCGGcctttgattcttgatttcgGAGTGTTATATCTATGCTTCTTTGTCATGGTGGTGTTAATGCAGGTGATTCTGCCGAAGTGGACGTAAATTTGCATGCACTCTGGTGGATAGCATAGAatacacacagacacacacacactcatATACATACATACGTGAGGTCTGAGAGTTAAGGTTGGGTGATCCATGACGATGAAGAGGCTGGTGAGAGTGAAGAGGGATGCGATTGCAGCATGCATGACTTGCCCGCTTTGCAACAAGTTCCTCAAGGAGGCCACTGCCATTTCTCTTTGCCTTCATACGTGTAATTAATCGCTTCCTTCTTAATCTTTTCTCAGTATCCCTTCTATTATTCCTTCCCTTTTGCCTTTTTATTCACCGTCATctcaattttctcaaatttttattctttccGCGTTTTCCATTCATGGGGTTTGTCCCGGTTTCTGCGTTGTTCATTTGGGTTTGTTGCTTGTTATACTCAAGATGGGGAGTATTTGGTATTTGCTTAATTACAGATATGGGTGTTTTGTAAGTAAATACTTTTGAAAATTCTATTTTTACTGCTGTGAGTATACCCATGTTACACACCATTCAGAACGTGGTTGTTACACAATAGGAAGTTCTGTGCTTCGATTTGGCCCACTGTGTCAACAgctagttttttcttttccgtGATAGGAACTTTTCTTGCTTCTGTACTTTTCTGGTGTTTTTTTTTAGCTAATaaactttcttgtttttttttaatgccTATATATTTAGGAAAATAGTATCCAACTCTATAAACCATTCAACAATAGTCTTTCTTAATTTACTTGGCTTCATTTCTTATGTTGTTAATTGGGGAGGTTTATACGGTAAGTAACTATGCCTGATGGTTTTTCTCGATTCTCATGGACATTGTGATGTGAAATTTGTGTTTATTATGGATGCTTCATGGATGAAGGACAAACTGATCCCGTAGAATTTATGCAGTTTGCAGGAAGTgcatttatgataaaattacagATGAAGAATTGGAAAATTGTCCAGTATGCAACATTGATTTGGGCATTGTTCCGCTGGAGAAAATGAGGTCAGTCCCTTCAGATAATTGTGACTAATCCCTCTTTTGTTGTACTTTTTCTTCAAAAGGAAGTGgagggggaggggggggggggagtAACTACAAAAATGGAAGGTGTTGATTTACCTTGTTCTATTGTTCCGGCAAGAGATTCTGTTCTGCATGTCAATTTTTGAAAGCTGCTAAAATAGAGATGCAAGATACACcgtttcatttaaaaatttaatttattgttgaCGTGTCTAAATTTGCACTTAAAAGCTGTCTAATACTGCTAAGTTGCTCAAACATtatggaaagaaaaagaaaacaatcatGCTGCAATCAGATCTTCCTCTAGGTTGGTATTACGTTGCAACATCACGTAAGAAAGAGAACTGTTGATGTGATGTGGTCATCACATAAAGTCattcatttcttaatttttttgggAACTTGCTCCCGAAATCCACTTGTGGCATCATAATAACTCGTTGTAATGTTCATGCAAGTGAACTATGACATCCAAGGGAATACAATACATTCAGCTTGTCATCCATAGATAACATAGCCTACTATTTTCGTAGTATGCTTGCAGTTTATTTTCTGAAGTTTTCCATTCATGTATACATTTTACGCGTCTGATGTTTGGCATAGAAAATACCAAAGCATTTAagatgcataaaaccaaaactTAAAGCAAGAGAAAATTTTAACCATTGTGCTTTAACTCCATCAGATggattaataatttttcatctgAAGTATTAGCTTGAATCAGATAAGGACTAATCATAAAAATAGTTGTGATCCCATTAATAGATGGAATGGCTGACATAATTGACCCCATTATTTGGGGTTTAGAATATTCTTTAGCTGAGTATCTTTAAGTTCAATTTATTAGTTTTGCTTTGTCTGTAGAAGATTTCATTCCGAGGTAGGTTGCTATTGGTTTTAGTCCTTGCCCAAAATTGGTGGATTTATCCTATTTGCAAAGGTTTTGGACTATAAGAGCatataatgttaatatattGGCAATACTGGATCAAACATTGTAGGCATTAGTATTGGTGAATTAGTTAGAGACAATACATAGATAGTTTTGCAAACTGTCTCAAGTCTCAACCAGATGTGAAAAACTTGCaaaacttaataatatatgctttATATTAATTGCCTTCATCACTATTCTTTATATGCATGGAAGCACAcaactaagttttttttttttttgaaatagcttttctcttttaatatgTTGCACGTCTTTCCTATTCCCAGGCCAGATAACAGTTTGCAGGATTTAAGGAACAAAATTTTCCCTTTCAATAAAAGAAAGCAGAAGGCACCTGTAGCCATCCCTTCAGTACTATTACCAGCTAGAAGAAAGGAAAGATCACTGTCATCTTTGGTTGTCAGCACTCCAAGGGTATCTACACAATCAACCATGACAGGGAGAAGAACAAAACCTACAAGAAAGGCACTAGGCCTGCAGGGCTCTGGTTTCTCTGTTGAAAAGCTCATTAAAAAAGAAGAGGAATTACTGGAAGATCGCCAAGATAGTTCATGCTCACCTGACACTTCAAACAAGTCTGCAAAGAGTGCGGGACAGGTAGGAAAGACGATCATGCTCTTCTCGTTGTGCTCACCATATATGTTTCTGTtgactgttttatttttttttggtttatttgtTTTCCCTGATGGCACCTGCCTAAGTTTACAATGTGTTTTTCTTATTGGTTTAGAGTTTGTCACCTTGTAAAAATAGTCAATCCATATGCAATAGAGGACTGCAGAATGGTGCTGAAACACAGGAAGCAAAATGGGATCTTTGGAAAACTTTGAATTATTTAGCAGAGGCTGCAAGTAGGAGTAAGTCTTTCAAGTCTAATGTGCAATCGTCTAATGCTAAACCAGAATCCGTGAAAGTAAATGACAGCGATAATAAAGTGCTGAAAGGCAAACATGAGGAAAATAAGCGCAAGGCAAAAGTTGAAGATGAAAAGATTAGCACTGATCATGTCTCTCCAGATACAGCAAAACCCAACAAACTGCGAAGAGTTCGCCCAAAAAAGGAACCTGTTTTTGGAGAATCTAGAATATCCCCTCAGGCTGTTCTGGATGCTAATGATAGTAACCTCTTATGGAATGACTCAATTTGGTTCTCCTTAGCAGCTTCTGAAAATCAGTGAGAAAACATAGCTTTGAAACTTGAATTAACAAATTCTATCTTGGCATCcagtaattattatatatgtttcgTAAATCATCTTTTGAATATTTCTACTTGTACTGAGTTCCCACTAATGTTTCAGGGAAGGAGATGCACCTTTACCCCAAATTCCTTCAAGTTATGTAAGAATAAAGTAAGTTCCTTGTCATTTTCTGGACCAATGTAGACAGTGTTACAAgttaattatatcttttaaatgaaaatatccTTCTTtgctattcattaatatttatataagcCCATTCACAGCAGGGTACGGATTTGTTTGAACAAACTTTTTCGTAAGCCCTTTTAAGAaaccaaaaggaaaagaaaaaactgaaattaattTCTTCATAAGCTCAATTAACTTATgcacaagttaaaaaaaaattttaaaaagttatgaGAGAACTTCTACATGTTAGTTAATACAAAAGCTAGTTTTAGTTATGAAgaagttaattttagtttttcctcttttatcaTGAGATCATGTTAGAAGTTTGCCCAAATAGACTCATAGTAAACTTTCATGCAACTTATCAAATAACACCAAAGGAAGTGATTGGTTTGACCTTTGGCTGATTATGCCTCAGTAGTCAATGATCTATTATTCCATCAATTAGAAAGAGGAGAATTGAACTAGTAGGAACATATTCATATCAAGGTAATATGTTAGCTATTTAAGCATGATACTGGAAAAAGGAAATAGCAAAAGGACAAGCTTGATAAAAATCTGTGACTGTCCCAAGGATGGAAAGAGGCCATGGATGCACGAAATGATTGACCACTTCAAAATTAAAGAATTCTTTGAACAATTCTAGTGTCATGCAGGGATGCATCCCTCCCTCCCCTCTTATCAATAACTGTAGTAGCACTATTAGTGTATAatgtatttttctctttttgtacAAGTTTCTACTTTTCCATCTGGAAGAATGCTTGAGAAACTGGTTATGCTTTCAAATATAGAACTAACCGAGCTCTGATTTCTCATGTCTGTCTATTCATTTTGCTCAAGGGACGGAAGCATACCTGTCTCATTTATCCAAAAACTGTTAATGAAGAAACTGGGCCTGAAAAGTGAGGATGAGGTAAGTCTTTGTTGGATATGTAAAATAGATTCATATTCACGCAAAGGGTTCTGGGGTTTTAGCATTTGCATTTTGTTATCATTAAAGTGCATGACATGTTGCAGTATTCTATCTTTAAAGACGAGCACTTGTAGCTTATAGTCTGAAGTTACTTTTGTTGCAGGTTGAGATCAAATGCATGGGACATCCTGTGCTTCCTTCACTACAGGTACAGAATTTAGTTGAATTGTGGCTTGATACGGCATCTACAGGCCACAGAATTCCTGCAACCATAGGATCCTCAGGGAAAGATTTTGTGATGATCCTAACCTATGGTCGGAAGGTCCAACAACCTTGACCATGAGTTGCCAATAGCTACAGTACTATGTAGCAGGATAATAGGCTGAATAATTATGAGGAATCTCCTCTCCTTGTAGAATGCTAAATGTGGAGTAGCAGAGGATGATGTTGAGTTAGTTATGGTAGTGATTGATTTTTATAGAGCATGCCTTTTCATTTGCACACTGGCTGCCACAGATGGTTTCTTTCTTGGATATTTGCCACAAAATCACATTATATCTTCTTGTTAAAGCAGTGCAGTGTCTACAAATTAAGCAAAGGCAATCCACCATAATTTCTATAATCCACCCTGCATAAGCAATTATTTGTTTTACAATGTTATCCctaaattataagttataaatatatgatgtaggattttaataattttatttttatttaataaaattagtaaaaataataaattttataagtttttttttaaataagtaatattcatgattttataatttttaatttttaagtataaatctattaaaatttttgtaatcgatgttataactaaaataataatgaaaattaaattttaaataattaaaattgtcaaataaaaataataaataaataaacttaaataatgACAAATTCAGGCAATAATATAGCGGAAATATCATAa from the Vigna angularis cultivar LongXiaoDou No.4 chromosome 3, ASM1680809v1, whole genome shotgun sequence genome contains:
- the LOC108324153 gene encoding E3 ubiquitin protein ligase DRIP2; this translates as MTMKRLVRVKRDAIAACMTCPLCNKFLKEATAISLCLHTFCRKCIYDKITDEELENCPVCNIDLGIVPLEKMRPDNSLQDLRNKIFPFNKRKQKAPVAIPSVLLPARRKERSLSSLVVSTPRVSTQSTMTGRRTKPTRKALGLQGSGFSVEKLIKKEEELLEDRQDSSCSPDTSNKSAKSAGQSLSPCKNSQSICNRGLQNGAETQEAKWDLWKTLNYLAEAASRSKSFKSNVQSSNAKPESVKVNDSDNKVLKGKHEENKRKAKVEDEKISTDHVSPDTAKPNKLRRVRPKKEPVFGESRISPQAVLDANDSNLLWNDSIWFSLAASENQEGDAPLPQIPSSYVRIKDGSIPVSFIQKLLMKKLGLKSEDEVEIKCMGHPVLPSLQVQNLVELWLDTASTGHRIPATIGSSGKDFVMILTYGRKVQQP